The following coding sequences are from one Collimonas arenae window:
- a CDS encoding polyprenyl synthetase family protein, whose translation MTAAVQLTKQGQDQVQPFAEWMRQVQADMESALGRFLPTETTTPAKLHQAMRYAALDGGKRVRPLLAFAAGELFSAPAAVVQRAAAAVEMIHAYSLVHDDMPCMDDDALRRGKPTVHVQYDEATALLVGDALQAQAFVVLAAADEGIDAARQIVMLRLLALASGSLGMCGGQAIDLASVGLNLSLAELEQMHKLKTGALLRASVLLGAWSGKVLSQEEVAALEAYGAAIGLAFQVVDDILDATADSATLGKTAGKDAADNKPTYVSILGLPESQALAEKLRNDAHEALAIFGDKARRLRELADLIVQRKA comes from the coding sequence ATGACGGCGGCTGTTCAGCTAACCAAGCAGGGGCAAGACCAAGTGCAGCCTTTCGCTGAATGGATGCGGCAGGTGCAGGCCGACATGGAGTCTGCCCTGGGTCGTTTCCTGCCAACGGAAACAACGACACCAGCGAAGCTCCACCAGGCCATGCGCTATGCGGCACTGGATGGCGGCAAACGAGTGCGGCCATTGCTGGCATTTGCCGCGGGGGAACTATTTTCGGCGCCAGCTGCTGTCGTGCAACGCGCTGCCGCGGCGGTTGAAATGATTCACGCCTATTCGCTGGTCCACGACGATATGCCCTGCATGGATGACGACGCCTTGCGCCGCGGCAAGCCGACAGTGCACGTGCAATACGACGAAGCGACTGCCTTGCTGGTCGGCGATGCCCTGCAGGCTCAGGCATTCGTGGTGCTGGCTGCTGCTGATGAGGGCATCGACGCGGCGCGCCAGATCGTCATGCTGCGCTTGCTGGCGCTGGCGTCCGGTTCGCTCGGCATGTGCGGCGGGCAAGCCATCGACCTGGCCAGCGTCGGCCTGAATCTGTCGCTGGCAGAGCTGGAACAGATGCACAAATTGAAAACCGGCGCCTTGCTGCGCGCGTCGGTCTTGCTTGGCGCCTGGAGCGGCAAGGTGTTGTCGCAAGAAGAAGTCGCCGCGTTGGAAGCCTATGGCGCGGCCATCGGCCTGGCGTTCCAGGTAGTCGACGATATCCTTGATGCGACCGCGGATTCTGCTACGCTGGGTAAAACCGCGGGCAAGGACGCCGCCGACAACAAGCCGACTTACGTTTCGATCCTGGGTTTGCCGGAATCGCAGGCGCTGGCGGAAAAATTGCGCAACGACGCCCACGAGGCGCTTGCGATCTTTGGTGACAAGGCACGACGCTTGCGCGAGCTGGCGGATCTGATCGTGCAGCGGAAAGCTTAG
- a CDS encoding ZIP family metal transporter: protein MGPKINSTLVSILLATTIAGLFSITAAAIFSFALLSKMVERMVSLSVGIMLATSLLHALPEAFESNADSHTLFAVLLGGLLAFFVLEKFAILRHSHHHEEDGHGHHHGHDKKEAGKAGWMILVGDGLHNFTDGILIAAAFLADPHLGLITGLAIIVHEIPQEIGDFIVLLNAGFSRTRAYVYNLICSLMAVAGGLLGYFTLERGMEWIPYVLVFASSGFIYIAVSDLMPQMQRRATLRETIPQILLIGAGVAIVLFLTRHAHHH, encoded by the coding sequence CTGGGGCCAAAAATTAATTCCACACTTGTTTCAATTCTCCTGGCGACTACAATCGCCGGCCTCTTCAGTATTACCGCCGCTGCTATTTTCTCGTTCGCTTTGCTGTCCAAGATGGTTGAGCGCATGGTCAGTTTGTCGGTCGGCATCATGCTGGCGACGTCACTATTACACGCGCTGCCGGAGGCGTTCGAATCGAATGCGGACAGCCATACGCTGTTCGCAGTGCTGCTGGGCGGTTTGCTGGCTTTCTTCGTGCTGGAAAAATTTGCCATCCTGCGCCACTCCCATCATCACGAAGAAGATGGGCATGGGCATCATCACGGACATGACAAGAAAGAAGCGGGCAAGGCCGGCTGGATGATCCTGGTCGGCGATGGCCTGCATAATTTCACCGACGGGATCCTGATCGCCGCAGCCTTCCTGGCCGATCCTCATCTGGGTTTGATTACCGGCCTGGCGATCATCGTGCATGAAATCCCGCAGGAAATCGGCGACTTCATCGTGCTGCTGAATGCCGGCTTTTCGCGTACGCGTGCCTATGTGTATAACCTGATCTGCAGCCTGATGGCGGTGGCCGGCGGCTTGCTGGGTTACTTTACGCTGGAGCGCGGCATGGAATGGATTCCCTACGTGCTGGTGTTTGCTTCATCGGGATTCATCTATATCGCAGTCAGCGACCTGATGCCGCAGATGCAGCGCCGCGCCACGTTGCGCGAAACCATTCCGCAGATACTGCTGATTGGAGCCGGGGTGGCGATTGTGCTGTTCCTGACCCGCCACGCACATCATCATTAA
- a CDS encoding DMT family transporter: MQSLWMLLASLMFSIMGVCVKLASDHYSIWEIVLSRGLIGMLFIIALILVKGGTLKTPMPRQHVWRGVIGVIALSLWFYSFSLLPVATATTLNYTSSIWLAAILFGAAWWRGNTRFDWGMAATILISFIGVMLLLQPSFDQNQTLGGLIALASGLISAVAYLQVRHLGKLGEPEYRVVFYFSTTSAIAGLVCCLLLPGGGIPFWHAHNVQGVALLVTLSLSATLAQMAMTRAYRLGNPLLTANLQYTGIVFSSVWGILIWQDQLGWRGWTGTAVILVGGLLATFYNQRQARPQTPLRAEKPLV; this comes from the coding sequence ATGCAATCCCTCTGGATGCTCCTCGCCAGCCTCATGTTTTCTATCATGGGTGTCTGCGTCAAACTCGCCTCCGATCATTATTCCATCTGGGAAATTGTCCTCAGCCGCGGCCTGATCGGCATGCTGTTCATCATCGCCCTGATCCTTGTCAAGGGCGGCACACTGAAGACGCCGATGCCGCGCCAGCACGTGTGGCGCGGAGTGATCGGCGTGATTGCACTGTCGCTTTGGTTCTATTCGTTCAGCCTGCTGCCGGTCGCTACCGCCACTACCCTCAACTACACTTCCTCGATCTGGCTGGCGGCAATATTGTTCGGCGCCGCCTGGTGGCGCGGCAATACCCGCTTCGATTGGGGCATGGCCGCCACCATCCTGATCAGTTTCATCGGCGTGATGTTGCTGCTGCAACCTTCATTCGATCAGAACCAAACCCTGGGCGGTTTGATTGCACTGGCGTCCGGCCTGATCTCGGCAGTTGCCTACCTGCAGGTGCGTCACCTGGGAAAGCTGGGCGAGCCGGAATATCGGGTCGTCTTTTATTTTTCGACAACCAGCGCGATTGCCGGCCTGGTCTGCTGCTTACTGCTGCCCGGCGGCGGCATACCGTTCTGGCATGCACACAACGTGCAAGGCGTAGCGTTGCTGGTCACCCTGAGCCTGTCGGCCACCCTGGCGCAGATGGCCATGACGCGCGCGTATCGGCTCGGCAATCCGCTACTGACAGCCAACCTGCAATACACCGGCATCGTCTTTTCCAGCGTCTGGGGGATTCTCATTTGGCAAGATCAGCTCGGCTGGCGCGGCTGGACGGGCACGGCGGTAATCCTTGTCGGCGGTTTGCTGGCAACGTTTTATAATCAAAGGCAGGCGCGTCCACAGACGCCGCTGCGGGCGGAGAAACCACTCGTCTAG
- a CDS encoding dienelactone hydrolase family protein yields MPNLEEDFDSLVAKTSLSGEVDRRTFLKTTLGTGFAAAVMPVTAQTVIKTDAVGLTAGALEIQQNGLSVPIYRAQPEGKTNLPVVLVISEIFGVHEHIADIARRFAKLGYLAIAPDLFIRQGNPAAFASIPELYKNVISKVPDDQVMGDIDACVAWAKENGGNVDKLAITGFCWGGRITWLYASHNPKVKVAAAWYGGLVGERNELTPKQPVDIAPTLKVPVLGLYGGKDQGITQEHVAQMKEALAKGSSKSEFVVYPNSGHAFNADYRPSYVEADAKDGWKRVLAWFRAHGVS; encoded by the coding sequence ATGCCGAATTTAGAAGAGGATTTCGATAGTCTGGTAGCGAAAACCAGCTTGTCAGGCGAGGTGGATCGCCGCACCTTCCTGAAGACGACACTGGGCACCGGGTTTGCCGCTGCGGTGATGCCGGTTACCGCGCAGACCGTAATCAAGACCGATGCGGTCGGTCTCACCGCCGGGGCGCTCGAAATCCAGCAGAATGGCCTCAGTGTGCCGATCTATCGTGCGCAGCCAGAGGGAAAAACCAATCTGCCCGTGGTGCTGGTGATTTCCGAAATTTTCGGTGTGCACGAACACATTGCCGATATTGCGCGACGTTTTGCCAAACTGGGTTACCTGGCGATTGCTCCGGATTTGTTCATTCGCCAGGGCAATCCGGCGGCTTTTGCATCGATTCCCGAGTTGTATAAAAACGTGATTTCGAAAGTGCCGGACGATCAGGTGATGGGGGATATCGATGCCTGCGTCGCCTGGGCCAAGGAAAATGGCGGCAACGTCGACAAGCTGGCGATCACCGGCTTCTGCTGGGGCGGCCGTATTACGTGGCTGTATGCCAGCCATAATCCGAAGGTGAAGGTGGCCGCAGCATGGTATGGCGGCCTGGTCGGCGAGCGCAACGAGCTGACGCCCAAACAACCGGTCGACATCGCACCGACCCTGAAAGTGCCGGTGCTTGGCCTGTATGGTGGCAAGGATCAGGGGATTACCCAGGAACATGTGGCGCAAATGAAAGAGGCGCTGGCCAAGGGCAGCAGTAAGTCAGAATTTGTCGTGTATCCGAATTCCGGCCACGCATTTAATGCCGATTACCGGCCCAGCTACGTTGAAGCGGACGCCAAGGACGGGTGGAAGCGGGTTTTGGCCTGGTTCAGGGCGCATGGCGTGAGCTGA
- a CDS encoding exodeoxyribonuclease VII small subunit — MPKNPISTSTPASFEQAMAELEQLVAQMEAGELPLEASVAAYKRGSELVKFCSLQLDKVDSQVKVLEGDMLKPFAGEALKDHSSGADE, encoded by the coding sequence ATGCCAAAAAATCCGATTTCCACCAGCACTCCGGCTTCGTTCGAGCAGGCAATGGCCGAACTGGAGCAACTGGTTGCCCAGATGGAAGCTGGCGAGTTGCCGCTGGAAGCCTCTGTCGCTGCCTATAAACGAGGATCGGAGCTGGTCAAGTTTTGCTCTTTGCAACTCGACAAGGTCGACAGCCAGGTCAAGGTACTGGAAGGCGACATGCTCAAGCCGTTCGCCGGCGAAGCTCTTAAAGACCACAGCAGCGGAGCCGACGAATGA
- a CDS encoding aromatic ring-hydroxylating oxygenase subunit alpha, with protein MSDLASITKLARSDAQLPVNVYFDEALLKREIQQLFQDGPRYVGHELMVPNVGDYATLASEAEGRMLVRNPQGIELISNVCRHRQAKMFDGRGNARNIVCPLHRWTYDLKGELIGAPHFGETPCMNLAKTPLQSWNGLLFEQNAFHVGEKLAQLGVAKDLDFSGYLFDHVEVHECDYNWKTFIEVYLEDYHVEPFHPGLGSFVSCDDLQWQFGKDYSVQTVGVNHGLAKSGSPTYRKWQEQVLKFNNGQAPKFGAIWLTLYPNIMVEWYPHVLVVSTLWPRGPQKTTNVVEFYYPEEIALFEREMVEAERAAYMETCVEDDEIALRMDAGRRILMERGVSEVGPYQSPMEDGMQHFHEWYRNQAGLL; from the coding sequence ATGTCCGATCTGGCTTCTATTACCAAGCTCGCGCGCTCCGATGCGCAACTTCCAGTCAACGTCTATTTTGACGAAGCGCTTTTAAAGCGCGAAATCCAGCAACTCTTCCAGGATGGTCCACGCTATGTCGGCCATGAACTGATGGTGCCCAACGTCGGCGATTACGCCACGCTCGCATCCGAAGCGGAAGGGCGCATGCTGGTACGCAATCCCCAGGGGATTGAGTTGATTTCCAACGTCTGCCGCCATCGCCAGGCCAAGATGTTCGATGGCCGCGGCAATGCCCGCAACATCGTCTGCCCGCTGCACCGCTGGACGTATGACTTGAAAGGCGAATTGATCGGCGCACCGCATTTCGGTGAGACGCCGTGCATGAACCTGGCCAAGACACCGCTGCAAAGCTGGAATGGCCTGCTGTTCGAGCAGAACGCTTTCCATGTCGGCGAAAAACTGGCGCAGCTCGGCGTTGCCAAGGACCTGGATTTCAGCGGCTATCTGTTCGACCACGTCGAAGTGCATGAGTGCGACTACAACTGGAAGACCTTCATTGAGGTCTACCTGGAGGACTATCACGTCGAGCCGTTCCACCCAGGCTTGGGCAGCTTCGTCAGCTGCGACGACCTGCAATGGCAATTTGGCAAGGACTATAGCGTGCAGACAGTTGGCGTCAACCACGGATTGGCAAAATCCGGTTCGCCAACCTACCGCAAGTGGCAGGAACAGGTTCTCAAATTCAACAATGGCCAGGCACCGAAATTCGGCGCGATCTGGCTGACGCTGTACCCGAACATCATGGTCGAGTGGTATCCGCACGTCTTGGTGGTATCGACGCTGTGGCCGCGCGGCCCGCAGAAGACCACCAACGTGGTCGAATTCTATTATCCGGAAGAGATTGCATTATTTGAGCGCGAAATGGTGGAAGCGGAACGCGCCGCCTACATGGAAACCTGCGTCGAAGATGACGAAATTGCACTGCGCATGGATGCCGGACGACGCATCCTGATGGAGCGCGGCGTCAGCGAAGTAGGTCCTTACCAATCGCCAATGGAAGACGGCATGCAGCACTTCCACGAGTGGTATCGCAATCAGGCCGGCCTACTGTAA
- the dxs gene encoding 1-deoxy-D-xylulose-5-phosphate synthase, with protein MEILNTIDSPADLRKLTRAQLIPLADELREFVIESVSQTGGHLSSNLGTVELTIALHYVFNTPEDRIVWDVGHQTYPHKILTGRRDRMNTLRQLDGISGFPRRSESEYDTFGTAHSSTSISAVLGMALAAKTKGETDRHAIAVIGDGAMTAGMVFEAMNNAGVYDDINMLVILNDNDMSISPPVGALNRYLARLMSGQFYAQAKNVGKSILPAPMRQLAKRFEEHAKGMVVPATMFEEFGFNYIGPIDGHDLESLIPTLQNLKNLKGPQFLHVVTKKGQGYKLAEADPVLYHGPGKFNPAEGIKPAAVSKMTYTQVFGDWLCDTAAQDDKLIGITPAMSGGSGLDTFAKRFPQRFYDVGIAEQHAVTFAAGLACEGLKPVVAIYSTFLQRAYDQLIHDVALQNLDVTFALDRSGLVGADGATHAGNYDMAYLRCIPNMVVMAASDENECRQMLTTAYQYNGPAAVRYPRGSGTGAAVDPALTVLPLGKGEIKRKGHNVAILAFGSLLAPSIAAGELLDATVVNMRFIKPLDVELVLELAASHDALVTVEEGCIMGGAGAAVAEALAAAGCVKPLLNLGLPDRFIDHGDANLLLAQCGLNAEGIAASIRQRFGKDQPRLVVNQN; from the coding sequence ATGGAAATTCTCAATACAATAGACAGCCCGGCAGATTTGCGAAAACTGACACGGGCGCAACTCATACCGTTAGCCGACGAGCTGCGCGAATTCGTCATCGAATCCGTATCGCAGACCGGCGGCCATCTGTCGTCCAACCTGGGCACGGTGGAACTGACGATTGCGCTGCATTACGTGTTCAACACGCCGGAAGACCGGATCGTCTGGGACGTCGGCCATCAAACCTATCCGCACAAGATACTGACCGGTCGCCGCGATCGCATGAATACACTGCGTCAGCTCGACGGCATTTCCGGTTTTCCGCGCCGTAGCGAAAGTGAATACGACACCTTCGGCACCGCCCACTCGTCGACGTCGATCTCGGCCGTGCTGGGCATGGCCCTGGCCGCCAAGACCAAGGGCGAGACCGACCGCCACGCGATTGCCGTGATCGGCGATGGCGCGATGACCGCAGGCATGGTGTTCGAAGCCATGAACAACGCCGGCGTCTATGACGACATCAACATGCTGGTGATCCTGAACGACAACGATATGTCGATCTCGCCGCCGGTGGGCGCTTTGAACCGCTACCTGGCGCGCCTGATGTCGGGGCAGTTCTACGCGCAGGCCAAGAATGTCGGCAAGTCGATCCTGCCGGCGCCGATGCGACAGCTGGCCAAGCGTTTTGAAGAACACGCCAAAGGCATGGTAGTGCCTGCCACCATGTTTGAAGAATTCGGTTTCAATTACATCGGTCCGATAGACGGTCATGATCTGGAATCGCTGATCCCGACGCTGCAAAACCTGAAGAACCTGAAAGGCCCACAATTTCTGCACGTGGTGACCAAGAAGGGCCAGGGTTACAAGCTGGCGGAAGCCGATCCAGTGCTGTATCACGGCCCGGGCAAGTTCAATCCGGCGGAAGGCATCAAACCGGCCGCCGTCAGCAAGATGACTTACACCCAGGTGTTTGGTGACTGGCTGTGCGACACGGCGGCGCAGGACGATAAATTGATCGGCATCACGCCGGCGATGTCCGGCGGCTCCGGCCTGGATACGTTCGCCAAGCGTTTTCCGCAACGCTTCTACGACGTCGGCATCGCCGAGCAGCATGCAGTCACCTTCGCCGCCGGCCTGGCTTGCGAAGGCCTGAAACCGGTGGTGGCAATTTACTCGACCTTTCTGCAGCGTGCCTACGATCAGTTGATCCATGACGTAGCGCTGCAAAACCTGGACGTGACGTTTGCGCTTGATCGTTCCGGCCTGGTTGGTGCGGATGGCGCAACCCATGCCGGCAATTACGACATGGCCTACCTGCGTTGCATTCCGAACATGGTGGTGATGGCCGCCTCCGACGAGAACGAATGCCGGCAGATGCTGACTACCGCTTATCAGTATAACGGCCCGGCCGCAGTGCGTTATCCGCGCGGCAGCGGCACCGGCGCGGCTGTTGATCCGGCGCTGACGGTTCTGCCGCTGGGTAAGGGGGAGATCAAGCGCAAAGGTCACAATGTTGCGATCCTGGCCTTCGGCTCGCTGCTGGCGCCTAGCATTGCCGCCGGCGAATTGCTGGACGCCACGGTGGTCAACATGCGTTTCATCAAGCCGCTGGACGTCGAGCTGGTGCTGGAACTGGCCGCCAGCCACGATGCGCTGGTTACGGTGGAAGAAGGTTGCATCATGGGCGGCGCCGGCGCCGCCGTGGCGGAAGCATTGGCTGCCGCAGGATGTGTCAAGCCGCTCTTGAATCTCGGCCTGCCGGACCGATTTATCGATCATGGCGACGCCAACCTGCTGTTGGCGCAGTGCGGCCTGAATGCCGAAGGCATCGCAGCTTCGATACGTCAGCGCTTTGGCAAAGATCAGCCGCGCCTAGTCGTTAACCAAAATTAA
- the folE2 gene encoding GTP cyclohydrolase FolE2 has product MNTRDNNLTIPDVQSSVDTRHIAIQRVGVKGVRYPVTVRTAGKAQPTIGSWNMYVHLPEQQKGTHMSRFIALLEGLDGPLDVTSFGDLMRKMVTLLDAERGRIELTFPYFVNKTAPVSGVQSLMDYEVGLTGEINNGVLEVTLKVLVPVTSLCPCSKQISAYGAHNQRSHITVNAVLDGEILVDELIASIEAQASCELFGLLKRPDEKYVTERAYENPKFVEDLVRDVAVALNNEPRVLAYVLEAENFESIHNHSAYALIEHDKRSK; this is encoded by the coding sequence ATGAATACTCGTGACAACAACCTGACGATTCCAGACGTGCAAAGCAGCGTCGATACCCGCCACATTGCGATACAGCGTGTCGGCGTCAAGGGCGTGCGCTATCCGGTGACGGTTCGTACGGCTGGCAAGGCGCAGCCGACCATCGGCAGCTGGAACATGTATGTGCATCTGCCGGAACAGCAGAAAGGCACGCACATGTCGCGTTTTATCGCACTGCTGGAGGGGTTGGACGGGCCGCTCGACGTGACTTCGTTCGGCGATCTGATGCGTAAGATGGTGACATTGCTGGACGCCGAGCGCGGCCGCATCGAACTGACCTTCCCGTATTTCGTCAACAAGACCGCTCCTGTGTCCGGCGTGCAGAGCTTGATGGATTACGAAGTCGGCCTCACCGGTGAAATCAACAATGGCGTGCTGGAAGTGACGTTGAAAGTGTTGGTGCCGGTGACTAGCCTGTGCCCATGCTCGAAGCAGATTTCCGCTTACGGCGCACACAACCAGCGGTCGCACATTACCGTCAATGCCGTGCTGGATGGTGAGATACTGGTCGACGAACTGATTGCCAGCATCGAAGCGCAGGCATCGTGCGAACTGTTTGGTTTGCTGAAGCGTCCGGATGAAAAATATGTGACCGAGCGCGCTTACGAGAATCCGAAATTTGTCGAAGACCTGGTGCGCGACGTGGCTGTAGCCTTGAACAACGAGCCGCGCGTGCTGGCGTATGTGCTGGAAGCCGAGAACTTTGAGTCGATCCATAATCACTCGGCGTATGCGCTGATCGAACACGACAAACGTAGCAAATAA